One region of Syngnathus scovelli strain Florida chromosome 15, RoL_Ssco_1.2, whole genome shotgun sequence genomic DNA includes:
- the LOC125982076 gene encoding janus kinase and microtubule-interacting protein 3-like isoform X3 → MTWSAVAASRTVKWSSFKLWSSGTSSTTCPRSSGERFAATIPTSRISEEEQSVRSCKVIETFYGYDEDVLVDSDGSSLSFHTDRTPDTEPEEAELRYRQLTQEYQALQRAYALLAQTSGGDYDAEKEIK, encoded by the exons atgacctggagcgcggttgcggccagcaggacggtgaaatggagttccttcaagttgtggagcagcggcacatcatcgacgacttgtccaaggtcttcag gagagagatttgctgctacgataccgacgtcgagaatctctgaggaggaacaaagcgtgaggtcctgcaag gtcatcgaaacattttacggctacgacgaagacgtgttggtggactcggacggatcgtccttgtcttttcacaccgacagaacccccgacacggaacccgaagag gcggagcttcgctaccgccagctgacgcaagaatatcaagcgctgcaacgagcctacgctctgctagcccagaccagcggaggggactacgacgccgagaaggagatcaag tag
- the LOC125982076 gene encoding janus kinase and microtubule-interacting protein 3-like isoform X2 has translation MTWSAVAASRTVKWSSFKLWSSGTSSTTCPRSSGERFAATIPTSRISEEEQSVRSCKVIETFYGYDEDVLVDSDGSSLSFHTDRTPDTEPEEEAELRYRQLTQEYQALQRAYALLAQTSGGDYDAEKEIK, from the exons atgacctggagcgcggttgcggccagcaggacggtgaaatggagttccttcaagttgtggagcagcggcacatcatcgacgacttgtccaaggtcttcag gagagagatttgctgctacgataccgacgtcgagaatctctgaggaggaacaaagcgtgaggtcctgcaag gtcatcgaaacattttacggctacgacgaagacgtgttggtggactcggacggatcgtccttgtcttttcacaccgacagaacccccgacacggaacccgaagag gaggcggagcttcgctaccgccagctgacgcaagaatatcaagcgctgcaacgagcctacgctctgctagcccagaccagcggaggggactacgacgccgagaaggagatcaag tag
- the LOC125982076 gene encoding janus kinase and microtubule-interacting protein 3-like isoform X1, which translates to MTWSAVAASRTVKWSSFKLWSSGTSSTTCPRSSGERFAATIPTSRISEEEQSVRSCKVIETFYGYDEDVLVDSDGSSLSFHTDRTPDTEPEEEAELRYRQLTQEYQALQRAYALLAQTSGGDYDAEKEIKKWVTIKAE; encoded by the exons atgacctggagcgcggttgcggccagcaggacggtgaaatggagttccttcaagttgtggagcagcggcacatcatcgacgacttgtccaaggtcttcag gagagagatttgctgctacgataccgacgtcgagaatctctgaggaggaacaaagcgtgaggtcctgcaag gtcatcgaaacattttacggctacgacgaagacgtgttggtggactcggacggatcgtccttgtcttttcacaccgacagaacccccgacacggaacccgaagag gaggcggagcttcgctaccgccagctgacgcaagaatatcaagcgctgcaacgagcctacgctctgctagcccagaccagcggaggggactacgacgccgagaaggagatcaag aaatgggtcactatcaaagcagagtag
- the LOC137840998 gene encoding janus kinase and microtubule-interacting protein 3-like translates to MKKLDILGDNAVSNLTNEEQVVVIHARTLPTLAEKWLEYIKVTKSALQQKMLDIESEKDMFCNQKGYLDEELDFRKRSMDQAHKRIMELEAMLYEALPQRDCPATDGEKASHAGVNDVLTADQRQELRSAVDQWKRALMWELRERDACILQERMDLLHSAQQRNKELKEFIEAQKRQIKQLEEKFLFLFLVFSLAFILWP, encoded by the exons atgaagaagctggacatcctgggcgataacgccgtaagt aatctcaccaacgaggagcaggtggtcgtgattcacgccaggacccttcccaccctagccgagaag tggttagaatacatcaaagtgaccaagtcagcacttcaacagaagatgttggacattgaaagtgagaag gatatgttctgcaaccagaagggctacctggatgaagagttggacttcaggaagcgttccatggaccaggctcataag aggatcatggagctggaggccatgttgtacgaggcgctaccgcagcgggactgccccgccacggacggcgaaaaagccagccacgctggcgtgaatgacgtgctgacggcggatcagagacaagagcttaggagcgccgtggaccaatggaagcgagccctgatgtgggagttgagggagcgcgacgcttgcatcctccaagagagaatggatctgctgcacagcgcgcaacag aggaacaaagagctgaaagaattcatcgaagctcagaagagacaaatcaaacaattggaggagaagtttctgtttctctttctagtcttctccttggccttcattctgtggccctaa